From Acinetobacter sp. ASP199, the proteins below share one genomic window:
- a CDS encoding hemolysin family protein — protein MSLFQNIVIILILIAGAGFLSLTEIALAGARKVKLKILAESGDLRAQKVLDLQENSADFFAASQIGLNAVAILGGILGEGAFRPYIAAFVSRVHDGPWTQNISFALSFTLVTSLFILFADLMPKRLAMIAPEKISVSVINPIQVFIKICKPLAWVINAIANLLFRLFKVNTIRDDNITFADISAVMDAGAQAGVLQKQEHHFIENVFELEERNVPSSMTTRENVIFFTLTEAEDSIRQKLAQYPYSKFLVCNENIDQVIGYVDAKDILVRILNNQKINQLNESTIRNVLMIPDTLTLSELLDRFRSSKEKFAVVINEYALVVGVITLSDIMITVMGDWVTPMEEDQQIFKRDADSWLIEGSTPIEDMKHALGIDEMPEEENYETLAGFMMYKLRKIPRPADIVIHAGYKFEVVDVDHFKIDQLLVTRLLGPNKNTTEEESD, from the coding sequence GTGAGCCTCTTTCAAAACATCGTGATTATCTTAATACTCATCGCGGGGGCTGGTTTTTTATCACTGACTGAAATCGCACTTGCAGGTGCCCGCAAGGTCAAACTTAAAATTTTGGCTGAGTCAGGCGACCTCCGTGCCCAGAAAGTGCTGGATTTACAGGAAAACTCAGCAGACTTTTTTGCTGCCTCCCAAATTGGCTTAAATGCTGTCGCTATTCTCGGTGGTATTCTAGGTGAAGGCGCCTTTCGTCCTTATATCGCTGCATTTGTATCTCGTGTACATGATGGTCCTTGGACCCAGAACATCAGTTTTGCTCTGTCCTTCACATTGGTAACTTCGTTATTTATTCTATTTGCCGATCTGATGCCGAAACGTCTGGCTATGATTGCACCGGAAAAAATTTCAGTTTCTGTCATCAACCCGATTCAAGTTTTTATTAAAATCTGCAAGCCATTGGCTTGGGTAATTAATGCCATTGCAAATTTGCTGTTCCGCTTATTTAAAGTCAACACAATCCGTGACGACAATATTACCTTTGCAGATATCTCTGCGGTGATGGATGCGGGTGCTCAAGCCGGCGTACTGCAAAAGCAGGAACATCACTTTATTGAAAACGTGTTTGAACTTGAAGAACGTAACGTCCCTTCCAGTATGACTACACGTGAAAATGTCATCTTCTTTACCCTGACTGAAGCCGAAGATAGTATTCGTCAAAAACTAGCGCAATATCCTTATTCCAAATTCCTGGTGTGTAATGAAAATATCGACCAGGTCATTGGTTACGTCGATGCCAAGGATATTTTAGTTCGTATTCTAAATAACCAGAAAATCAATCAGCTGAATGAATCAACCATTCGTAATGTGTTAATGATTCCAGATACCCTGACCTTATCTGAGCTGCTCGACCGTTTCCGCTCTAGCAAAGAAAAGTTTGCAGTGGTGATCAATGAATATGCACTGGTTGTCGGTGTAATTACCCTGTCTGACATTATGATTACTGTAATGGGTGACTGGGTGACCCCAATGGAAGAAGATCAGCAGATCTTCAAACGCGATGCTGATTCATGGCTGATTGAAGGCAGTACACCAATTGAAGACATGAAGCATGCCTTAGGCATTGATGAAATGCCTGAAGAAGAAAATTATGAAACCCTGGCTGGCTTCATGATGTACAAGCTGCGCAAGATTCCACGTCCGGCGGATATTGTGATTCATGCAGGTTATAAATTTGAAGTTGTCGATGTCGATCATTTCAAAATTGACCAGCTGCTGGTGACTCGCCTATTAGGGCCTAATAAAAATACTACCGAAGAAGAATCAGATTAA
- a CDS encoding LysR family transcriptional regulator, whose translation MNLERVDLNLLIYLDVLLREKNVTRAAEQLGVTQPAMSNILRRLRNLFNDPLLIRSSEGMTPTERALELQPRIRDALSDLSMILEPRTEFRPYTSNRVFRIMTSDYAEATLVPRLVKALRSEAPNVVLDFLTPSDVSYRDMEQGKVDLAINRFNEIPQSFHQVLVWRDSFSCLLNNKHPAAGNLNLKSYLDAQHIWVSKTGMGVGFGVNPEKQAGLGWIDQALERIGQKRKISVFTRHYQMPGLLASNVDLVATLPTRIARLQAKNHNLLLKDPPFYIPEFELKMAWCPLLHHHPAHRWLRQLILYVARQMIEEENREFMQNNSQFSPY comes from the coding sequence ATGAATCTGGAGCGGGTCGATCTCAATCTATTAATTTATCTTGATGTACTTCTTCGCGAAAAAAATGTTACACGTGCAGCTGAGCAACTGGGCGTTACCCAGCCGGCCATGAGTAACATTTTGCGTCGTCTGCGCAATTTATTTAATGATCCCCTCTTGATCCGTTCTTCTGAAGGAATGACACCGACTGAACGCGCACTGGAACTGCAACCACGTATTCGCGATGCTCTGTCTGATCTATCCATGATTCTGGAACCCCGTACCGAGTTCCGTCCTTATACCTCCAATCGCGTCTTTCGCATCATGACTTCAGATTATGCTGAAGCCACACTGGTACCACGCCTAGTAAAAGCACTCCGTTCGGAAGCGCCGAATGTGGTTCTGGATTTCCTGACCCCAAGTGATGTGTCGTATCGCGACATGGAACAAGGTAAGGTCGACCTGGCAATCAACCGGTTCAATGAAATTCCACAAAGTTTCCACCAGGTCCTGGTTTGGCGTGACAGCTTTTCTTGTCTGCTAAATAATAAGCACCCTGCTGCTGGCAATCTGAACCTGAAAAGCTATCTAGATGCACAGCATATCTGGGTATCTAAAACCGGCATGGGCGTAGGTTTCGGGGTTAATCCTGAGAAACAGGCTGGGCTCGGCTGGATTGATCAGGCACTGGAACGTATTGGTCAAAAGCGTAAGATTTCGGTGTTTACCCGACATTATCAAATGCCGGGACTTCTTGCATCGAATGTGGATCTGGTTGCTACGTTGCCAACCCGTATCGCCCGCTTACAGGCCAAGAACCATAACTTGCTGCTAAAAGATCCACCGTTCTATATTCCAGAATTTGAATTGAAGATGGCTTGGTGTCCATTGCTGCATCATCATCCGGCGCATCGCTGGTTACGTCAGCTAATTCTGTATGTGGCGCGTCAGATGATTGAAGAAGAGAATCGTGAATTTATGCAGAATAATTCGCAATTTTCACCCTATTAA